In the genome of Leptospira saintgironsiae, one region contains:
- a CDS encoding methyltransferase family protein has translation MARAGFKKYCKRIVPPSIERSLYVFITSITLIVLSCLWQPIYSEIWNIKTNFGIYVTYSIFLIGFILAVVSTFLIDHFELFGLKQAWNFLRKTEAHTTEFATPSLYKLVRHPMMLGIVLVLWGTPLMNAGHLLLSIGMTLYIIIGTFFEERDLIRTFGEKYLNYKRSVPMLLPFFTLNRNIKKD, from the coding sequence ATGGCCAGAGCCGGTTTCAAAAAATATTGTAAACGAATAGTACCTCCGTCAATTGAGAGGAGTCTTTACGTTTTTATAACTAGCATTACTCTGATTGTACTCTCATGCCTATGGCAGCCTATCTATTCCGAGATTTGGAATATTAAAACCAATTTTGGGATATATGTGACCTATTCGATTTTCTTAATAGGATTTATCTTAGCTGTTGTTTCTACTTTTTTGATAGATCACTTTGAACTTTTTGGGTTAAAGCAAGCATGGAATTTTCTTAGAAAAACGGAAGCCCATACTACAGAATTCGCTACACCTTCACTTTATAAGTTAGTGCGTCATCCCATGATGCTCGGAATAGTTTTAGTTCTATGGGGCACACCGCTTATGAATGCAGGCCATCTTCTTCTCTCCATAGGCATGACTCTTTATATTATCATTGGGACATTCTTTGAAGAAAGAGATTTAATACGAACATTTGGGGAGAAGTATCTGAATTATAAGCGATCAGTTCCTATGCTTCTGCCCTTCTTTACACTCAATCGAAATATTAAAAAAGATTAA
- a CDS encoding dihydrofolate reductase family protein, with the protein MRKVIFAINISTDGCCGHMDMVPDEGLHKYFTDLLRTADVILYGRVTYQLMVPYWPEIAKGQSASEITNEFAQVFTSLEKILFSSTLKHVDDMNSRLARESLADEVNVLKKQSAKDIFVGSLSLGSQLSELNLIDEYRFVVHPVIVGKGPRLFETIKLQERLLLDFVSSETFQSGITALHYKRKN; encoded by the coding sequence ATGAGAAAAGTTATTTTTGCGATTAACATTAGTACGGATGGATGTTGCGGCCACATGGATATGGTTCCAGACGAAGGCCTGCACAAATATTTCACAGATCTACTTCGCACAGCAGATGTAATCCTGTACGGGCGGGTCACATACCAACTAATGGTGCCTTATTGGCCAGAAATCGCAAAAGGCCAATCTGCATCAGAGATAACGAATGAATTTGCTCAAGTGTTCACCTCACTTGAGAAGATCTTATTCTCTTCTACATTGAAACATGTTGATGATATGAATTCTCGACTAGCACGTGAAAGTCTTGCAGATGAAGTAAATGTTTTGAAGAAACAGTCTGCAAAGGATATTTTCGTGGGTAGCTTGAGTCTTGGTTCTCAACTCTCTGAGCTTAATTTAATTGATGAATATCGTTTCGTAGTTCATCCAGTAATTGTTGGAAAAGGCCCTCGATTATTCGAAACAATCAAACTACAAGAAAGGCTTCTACTGGATTTTGTAAGTTCGGAAACTTTTCAATCCGGCATCACTGCTCTTCACTATAAAAGAAAAAACTAA
- a CDS encoding RNA recognition motif domain-containing protein: MSSKLFVGGLSWSTTDQTLRQVFEAHGAIQEANIVVDRETGRSRGFGFVTFADQDSAKAAISELNGKEVDGRNITVSIAEERSRSDRNSRNNDRKFQRDRW, encoded by the coding sequence ATGTCATCCAAACTATTTGTTGGTGGACTCAGCTGGTCAACAACTGACCAAACTCTACGTCAAGTCTTTGAAGCCCATGGCGCTATTCAAGAAGCGAATATCGTGGTTGATCGCGAAACCGGAAGATCCAGAGGATTTGGCTTTGTTACTTTTGCGGATCAAGATTCTGCCAAAGCAGCTATTTCAGAACTTAATGGTAAAGAAGTAGATGGTCGAAACATCACAGTTTCGATTGCTGAAGAAAGATCAAGATCTGACCGCAATAGCAGAAATAACGATAGAAAGTTCCAACGCGATCGTTGGTAA
- a CDS encoding DUF7079 family protein — protein MGLTNRSAVWIAISELYLDTELEESDYARIASIIFENKFSIAQAKRIDRDEVFPILQWNLFSAAGVWSGFDEKWLVDRISHSIQNKSRLKQLLLGIFYFAFSWMHVNSWQRLAQAYEHVTK, from the coding sequence ATGGGCTTAACAAATCGATCAGCGGTATGGATTGCGATTTCGGAACTGTATCTTGACACTGAACTTGAGGAATCGGATTACGCTCGTATTGCATCGATCATCTTTGAAAACAAATTCAGTATTGCCCAGGCAAAAAGAATTGATAGGGACGAAGTGTTTCCAATTCTTCAATGGAATTTGTTCAGTGCTGCCGGGGTCTGGAGCGGCTTTGATGAGAAGTGGCTGGTAGATAGGATTTCTCATTCCATCCAGAACAAATCTCGTTTGAAACAGCTCCTCTTGGGCATCTTCTATTTTGCATTTTCATGGATGCATGTAAATTCCTGGCAGCGGTTAGCACAAGCTTACGAACATGTTACCAAATGA
- a CDS encoding VOC family protein codes for MIQQKITPCLWVEKDAKSVAEYYLSIFKDGKLKDYRLFTKMPKDGNPDSDDLSGEFETAVMDLAGVEFSILAAGPLFKFNEAISLVINCKDQAEVDYYWDALTTNGGEEGPCGWCKDKYGLSWQVVPTEYFDLIHNSDPVISRKAMMNTFKQKKLIISELK; via the coding sequence ATGATACAACAAAAAATCACACCTTGTTTGTGGGTAGAAAAGGATGCAAAATCTGTAGCTGAATACTACCTATCAATATTTAAAGATGGTAAATTGAAAGATTATCGTTTATTTACCAAAATGCCGAAAGACGGTAACCCTGATTCTGATGATTTATCCGGCGAATTTGAAACAGCTGTAATGGACTTAGCAGGTGTTGAATTTAGTATCTTAGCGGCAGGACCATTATTTAAATTTAATGAAGCAATCTCTCTTGTTATTAATTGCAAAGACCAAGCAGAAGTAGATTACTATTGGGATGCCTTAACAACTAACGGCGGTGAAGAAGGACCTTGTGGTTGGTGTAAAGATAAGTACGGGTTATCTTGGCAAGTGGTTCCAACTGAATATTTTGACCTTATTCATAATAGCGACCCGGTAATAAGCAGAAAAGCAATGATGAACACCTTCAAACAGAAAAAACTAATAATTTCTGAGTTAAAGTAA
- a CDS encoding CsgG/HfaB family protein — protein MKVKVILFSILTIFSCVSSVHKENLNYQYLDEIDKAAKELKEQLLLNYKPKDRRALAIASFARNDLVKPLAKYILVTPKLGIYLANALQNEMFKPDHFDLVERQRIDGILDEILYGKIGLADASTIETIKLSGADLLLLGTIQKRNNTIRFDARIVNISDGKIASVGTAIIPTSEYILKLYEEHPESKKDFSGIVTARDGWQVLNVLIESNTSVKVEAQGYWSMTDNQLQLDSRGSSVNPSQWGDFRIFSNLNHGQLVCRLNTNRELIFSTGEFEFQMGGYPECRINDTALNNNSGYITVTIKHGIQ, from the coding sequence ATGAAAGTGAAAGTTATATTATTCTCAATTCTTACTATTTTTTCATGTGTTTCATCAGTTCATAAAGAGAATTTGAATTATCAATATCTAGATGAAATAGATAAGGCCGCTAAGGAACTTAAAGAACAACTTCTTTTAAATTATAAGCCAAAGGATAGGAGAGCACTAGCTATTGCATCATTTGCTAGGAACGATTTAGTTAAGCCTCTTGCAAAGTATATTTTAGTTACCCCAAAACTTGGAATTTATTTAGCAAATGCATTGCAAAATGAAATGTTTAAGCCCGATCATTTTGACTTGGTAGAAAGACAAAGAATTGATGGAATATTAGATGAGATCTTGTATGGGAAAATTGGTTTGGCTGATGCATCAACGATCGAAACAATAAAATTATCAGGCGCAGATTTGCTTTTACTTGGAACTATTCAAAAGAGAAATAATACGATAAGATTTGATGCAAGAATCGTAAATATCTCTGACGGAAAAATTGCGTCTGTAGGAACAGCTATAATTCCTACAAGCGAATATATTCTCAAATTATATGAAGAGCACCCTGAAAGTAAAAAAGACTTTAGTGGTATAGTAACTGCGAGAGATGGGTGGCAGGTCTTAAATGTCCTGATAGAATCAAATACGTCGGTAAAAGTTGAGGCACAAGGTTATTGGTCTATGACTGATAATCAACTTCAATTGGATTCAAGAGGTTCTTCTGTAAATCCTTCGCAATGGGGAGATTTCCGGATATTTTCAAATTTGAATCACGGACAATTGGTATGTAGATTGAATACTAACAGAGAACTAATCTTTTCGACGGGCGAATTTGAGTTTCAAATGGGTGGATATCCAGAATGCAGAATTAACGATACTGCTCTAAATAATAATTCGGGCTATATTACAGTCACAATAAAGCACGGAATACAATAA